A genome region from Sebastes umbrosus isolate fSebUmb1 chromosome 22, fSebUmb1.pri, whole genome shotgun sequence includes the following:
- the LOC119482245 gene encoding uncharacterized protein LOC119482245, producing MGVTKTYNRVLRHFFWPGLKSDVVRYCRTCHVCQVSGKPNQVIAPAPLNPIPVMGEPFGKVIVDCVGPLPKTKSGNQFLVTIMCSSTRFPEAIPLRKITAPVVTKALVKFFTVFGLPREIQTDQGTNFKSRVFAQALKALGIKHVTSSAYHPESKGALERFHQTLKSMLRKHCHDSQKDWDDGIPLLMFAAREAVQESLGFSPAQLVFGHEVRGPLKVLKEQLVSPTDKIKSVPEYVAMLKVRLQRACSMAKEALESSQVKMKQHYDQKAVAHSFQPGDKVLLLLPVSGSALSIKFSGPYVVEKKLSDTNYVIQTPDRRRRTRVCHVNMIKLYHSRDDQSESSPVHDVKTVVSPVVSFAGVSSAGDEDGLVMRNATPQGARLSNSEVLSNLPQYLSHLRSNQRKDIEQIIGEFPGLFGDVPSRTSVVSHDIVLTCPRPIKRNAYRASPAKREVMKKEVDYLLKNGFAVPSCSPWSSPCLLDIKSDGSPRFCSDFRKVNAVTVADAYPLPLMDDCIDEIGPAKFVTKLDMLKGYWQVPLTPRASEISAFVTPDHFLQYTVMPFGMCNAPATFQRLVNKVLGGVSNCRAYLDDIVVYTDDWESHKATLREVFCRLSAASLTLNLAKCDFGKGTVLYLGQQVGQGRVRPADAKVAAIAAFPVPTTRRELRRYLGMAGFFRRYCMNFSTVAAPLTTLTSPSKPFVWTDECQKSFESLKALLCCGPVLSAPNFSLPFKVEVDASGVGAGAVLLQEDTQGVDHPVSYFSRKFNKHQLKYSTIEKEALALLLALQHFEVYLASSVEPIRVYTDHNPLVFLSRMYNHNQRLMRWSLMVQGFNLEIVHKKGSENVVADALSRS from the coding sequence ATGGGGGTTACAAAAACTTATAATAGAGTCCTTAGACATTTCTTCTGGCCTGGACTCAAGTCTGATGTTGTTCGTTACTGTCGTACCTGCCATGTGTGTCAGGTTTCAGGGAAACCAAATCAGGTGATTGCTCCTGCTCCTCTCAACCCGATTCCAGTGATGGGTGAGCCATTTGGGAAAGTAATTGTTGATTGTGTTGGACCGTTGCCAAAGACTAAGAGCGGTAATCAGTTTTTGGTCACAATTATGTGCTCTTCCACCAGATTCCCAGAAGCCATTCCGCTACGGAAAATCACAGCTCCGGTTGTCACCAAGGCTCTTGTGAAGTTTTTCACGGTATTTGGTCTGCCTCGTGAGATACAAACTGACCAAGGTACCAATTTCAAGTCCAGAGTCTTTGCTCAGGCCCTGAAGGCCTTAGGAATTAAGCATGTTACCTCTAGTGCTTACCATCCAGAGAGCAAGGGGGCACTAGAGAGATTCCACCAGACTCTGAAATCAATGCTGCGCAAACACTGCCATGACAGTCAGAAAGATTGGGATGATGGCATTCCTCTTTTGATGTTTGCTGCCCGTGAAGCAGTGCAAGAGTCACTTGGCTTCAGTCCTGCACAGTTAGTGTTTGGACATGAAGTTAGGGGTCCATTAAAGGTTCTCAAAGAACAGTTGGTGTCTCCAACAGACAAGATAAAAAGTGTTCCTGAGTATGTTGCCATGCTTAAAGTTCGTCTGCAGCGCGCCTGCTCAATGGCTAAAGAGGCTCTAGAATCTTCTCAGGTAAAGATGAAGCAGCACTATGACCAGAAGGCAGTCGCCCATTCATTTCAGCCAGGTGACAAGGTTTTGCTTCTCTTGCCTGTGTCTGGTTCGGCCCTCTCTATCAAGTTTTCAGGTCCCTATGTAGTAGAGAAGAAGCTTAGTGATACAAACTACGTTATCCAGACACCTGACCGCAGGCGACGGACCCGAGTGTGTCATGTAAATATGATAAAACTGTATCATTCTCGAGATGATCAAAGTGAGTCATCTCCAGTCCATGATGTGAAGACTGTTGTTTCACCTGTTGTCTCTTTTGCAGGAGTGAGTAGtgctggtgatgaagatggGTTGGTGATGCGAAATGCCACCCCACAGGGGGCAAGGTTGAGCAACTCTGAGGTATTGTCTAACTTGCCCCAATACTTATCTCATCTCCGTAGTAACCAGCGTAAAGATATTGAACAGATAATAGGTGAGTTTCCAGGTTTGTTTGGTGATGTTCCCTCCCGGACTTCTGTTGTCAGTCACGACATTGTCTTGACCTGCCCTCGGCCGATAAAGCGAAATGCTTATCGGGCAAGTCCAGCAAAAAGGGAGGTGATGAAAAAGGAGGTTGATTATCTTCTTAAGAATGGATTTGCAGTGCCAAGTTGTAGTCCATGGAGCTCCCCTTGTCTCTTAGACATAAAGTCTGATGGGAGTCCTAGATTTTGTAGTGATTTTCGCAAAGTGAATGCTGTGACTGTTGCAGATGCATATCCTTTGCCACTTATGGATGACTGTATTGATGAGATTGGTCCGGCAAAATTTGTCACAAAGCTTGACATGTTAAAGGGGTATTGGCAAGTCCCTTTAACTCCACGTGCTTCAGAGATTTCTGCTTTTGTGACCCCTGATCATTTCCTTCAGTACACGGTGATGCCCTTCGGCATGTGTAATGCTCCTGCTACCTTTCAGAGACTAGTCAACAAAGTACTTGGAGGTGTCTCAAACTGCAGAGCCTATTTAGACGACATTGTTGTTTACACCGATGATTGGGAGAGCCACAAGGCCACATTAAGGGAAGTTTTCTGCCGACTTTCGGCTGCATCTTTGACCCTTAACCTTGCAAAATGTGATTTTGGCAAAGGCACTGTTCTTTATCTTGGTCAGCAGGTCGGTCAAGGAAGAGTGCGTCCTGCAGATGCAAAGGTAGCTGCCATTGCGGCATTCCCTGTACCCACCACCAGGAGGGAATTACGGCGTTATCTGGGGATGGCCGGGTTCTTTCGTCGGTATTGTATGAACTTTTCCACTGTGGCGGCCCCACTGACTACTTTGACCAGTCCATCCAAGCCCTTTGTTTGGACGGATGAGTGCCAAAAGTCCTTTGAGAGTCTGAAAGCTCTATTGTGTTGTGGTCCAGTTTTGTCTGCCCCAAATTTTTCCTTGCCTTTCAAGGTGGAGGTTGATGCCAGTGGTGTCGGGGCTGGAGCGGTGCTTCTGCAGGAGGACACCCAGGGTGTTGACCATCCCGTGAGttatttttctcgcaaattcAATAAGCATCAGCTTAAGTATTCCACTATTGAGAAGGAGGCCCTCGCTTTGTTGTTGGCTTTGCAACATTTTGAGGTCTATCTTGCATCCAGTGTTGAACCCATTAGAGTCTACACAGATCATAATCCTTTGGTGTTCCTCTCAAGGATGTACAATCACAACCAGCGTTTAATGCGTTGGTCGCTGATGGTTCAAGGGTTCAACCTAGAGATAGTACATAAAAAAGGGTCTGAAAATGTGGTAGCTGATGCATTATCACGTAGTTAG